The Alteribacter populi genomic sequence CCAATTCTTTATTGAAGGGGAACCAACTTGCGATGTTCTTCATCCACATACTATGTATTCGCACAAATGAACGTGCTAAACGGAAACCGCGTTCTTAAAAGAATTGTTTATTCGGGCTCAAATGATGTTACCGATAAATGAAGTTGTCCCATTTGAGTTGAAAAGTTTTTTATCAAACATAAAAAAACACCCGCCTGAAGGGCGGACGTTTTTAGCCTGGAAGACTACTACTTCTATTTTGTGTAGGGAATTTCTCATAAAATTAAGCGGTCGTTGTTCAATGTTGAACGTCGATAATAATCATATCTGTGCCGATTTTTTTTATTTGATTCCAGTACACCGTGACTTCCTTATCTTTTTTTCCAAGTCCAAACCATTTGAGTGTCGGAATGACAAAGGCTTGTATTTGCCCTGTATTTTCGTCAATCACTAGGTCGGTCTGACCGAGGACACCGAGGCGTTCTCCTTTATGAAAATCGATAATTTCTTTGTTACTAATCTCACTAAGGCGCATGTGATCACTCCTTTACTCTCTTTTATTGCGTGTTCAAAAGAGGACAAAAAGAGCCGAGAAGATCAAGAGGCGTATGGTGTTAATACGTGAGTCTGCGTGAGCCACAGGACGTGGCAGTTGTTAGCAGAAGATCGTTAAAACAGCTATCTTTCCCGGACTTTTTAAACATCCTCTTTTAATTATATTATGAAGCTGAAAGTAAAACATGCGCACATGTCTAGGAGCGAAGAGAGCTTGGTAATTTACCGTCGGGGCTCACTAGTGTCATCGCAAAATCTTGAGAAAACAGATCATAACTAAGCTTCTTGACATCTGCAAGGGAAACGCGTTCAATTTCTGTAACGATTTCATCCAAGTTACGGTGGCGACCAAGAAGCAGCTCATTTTTCCCATTTCTGCTCATCCGGCTGTTTGTGCTTTCTAACCCAAGCATCAAACTTCCTTTTAGTTGCTCCTTTGCATTTTTTAATTCTTTTTCGGTAAGTCCTTTCTCTTTAACAGAGTCGATGACAGACATTAGGCAACCGTACATTTCTTCCAAATGTTTAACTGCCGTTCCAGCATAAATTGTCAAGAGTCCTGTATCATGAAATCCACTATGATACGAAAATACCGAATAGGCAAGCCCTCGGTTTTCACGAATTTCCTGAAATAAGCGGCTACTCATCGAACCACCGAGAACATTATTAAGAAGGACAAGATTATACACGTCTTCATGTCCAATGGCTATTCCTTCATATCCGAGACAAAGGTGAGCTTGTTCCGTTTCTTTTTTTCTGCCCATTTTTTCATATTTAAATCTTGGTCTCTCCAGCGATTTATCAGAATCAAACTGCCTCATATTTCGAAATGTTTCTTGAATAAATTCTACAAACGATTCATCAACATTACCGCACACCGAAATAACAACATTGTCTGCATTGTAAAAC encodes the following:
- a CDS encoding M16 family metallopeptidase — translated: MIKRIVSDNGLRIVFEPNNTVRSVSIGIWIGTGSRFETKKQNGVSHFLEHMFFKGTKSRNAQQIAESFDSIGGQVNAFTSKEYTCYYAKVLDDHAEHALEVLADMYFNSTFDSKEMAKEKGVVLEEIKMYEDTPDDIVHDLLSQAGYGEHPLGFPILGTEDSLDSFSADSLIEYMDQFYNADNVVISVCGNVDESFVEFIQETFRNMRQFDSDKSLERPRFKYEKMGRKKETEQAHLCLGYEGIAIGHEDVYNLVLLNNVLGGSMSSRLFQEIRENRGLAYSVFSYHSGFHDTGLLTIYAGTAVKHLEEMYGCLMSVIDSVKEKGLTEKELKNAKEQLKGSLMLGLESTNSRMSRNGKNELLLGRHRNLDEIVTEIERVSLADVKKLSYDLFSQDFAMTLVSPDGKLPSSLRS
- a CDS encoding YlmC/YmxH family sporulation protein codes for the protein MRLSEISNKEIIDFHKGERLGVLGQTDLVIDENTGQIQAFVIPTLKWFGLGKKDKEVTVYWNQIKKIGTDMIIIDVQH